In Polypterus senegalus isolate Bchr_013 chromosome 12, ASM1683550v1, whole genome shotgun sequence, the following are encoded in one genomic region:
- the zgc:123258 gene encoding signal peptide peptidase-like 2A isoform X1 — protein MEWLSAFNVYMFVLFSLQVNAQNGVMQVSEMGSLDEQNYCFSYNSNWTPLPPNFNSSLRIFTSTLLCKEDDIPVVVKGLAIVVMRGDCSFSEKAIIAQKKEATALLVASNNTLAVPSGNSSSLDKVNIPVVVVRYTDVQALEQHFKGNMTVKLSVSVAPLFDSSILVLFLIGVLTVALGGYWSGAAERNEMDSQTALEGDGRRTEKSDVLIFSPLKIVVFVGIMCGMLLLLYFFYKWLVYLIICIFCIASAMALFHCLSVLLEKVPYGRCSFSCRSKTVEIRMILLGAACITLSVIWAVYRNEDSWVWILQDFLGVAFCLNFLRVIKISSFKLHVILLSLLLVYDVFFVFITPLLTKNGESIMIDVASGGGSSDEKNGGSVLQGLPDSTSHREKLPVLMRVPRLNDPAQNVCGIQFSILGYGDIIVPGLLVAYCHRFDIWANNSSRIYFISCTIAYAFGMGLTLLVLLLTKMGQPALLYLVPCTLITSSIVAWRRKQMRQFWVGSNYEVLDSTREPLLQGGKDP, from the exons ATGGAATGGCTCTCAGCTTTTAATGTTTATATGTTTGTACTTTTCAGCTTACAG GTGAATGCTCAGAATGGTGTCATGCAGGTTTCTGAAATGGGATCTCTTGATGAACAAAACTACTGTTTTAGCTACAACTCTAACTGGACACCACTTCCTCCTAACTTTAACAGCTCT ttgcGCATCTTCACTTCAACTCTGCTGTGTAAGGAAGATGATATCCCTGTTGTAGTGAAGGGCCTTGCCATTGTAGTGATGAGGGGTGATTGTTCATTCTCTGAAAAGGCCATCATTGCCCAGAAAAAAGAAGCTACTGCCTTACTGGTTGCATCAAACAACACACTG GCTGTTCCGTCAGGAAATTCAAGTAGCTTGGACAAAGTTAATATTCCAGTTGTTGTTGTTAGATACACAGATGTGCAGGCTTTGGAGCAG CATTTCAAAGGAAACATGACAGTGAAGCTTTCTGTCTCTGTTGCGCCTTTGTTTGACAGCAGCATATTGGTGCTCTTTTTAATTGGTGTTCTTACTGTGGCTCTTGGAGGCTACTGGAGTGGTGCAGCAGAACG TAATGAAATGGATTCTCAGACTGCTTTAGAAGGAGATGGAAGGAGAACAGAAAAGAGCGATGTCCTTATATTTTCACCTCTTAAAATAGTGGTGTTTGTGGGAATCATGTGTGGAATGCTGCTTTTACTATACTTCTTCTACAAGTGGCTAG tttactTGATTATTTGTATTTTCTGCATTGCTTCCGCTATGGCCTTATTCCACTGTTTATCTGTGTTGCTTGAGAAGGTACCATATGGGAGATGCAG TTTCTCTTGCAGAAGCAAAACAGTTGAGATAAGAATGATTTTACTTGGTGCAGCTTGTATCACGTTATCTGTAATATGGGCTGTGTATCGCAATGAAGATAG ctGGGTTTGGATTTTGCAGGATTTTTTGGGAGTTgccttttgccttaattttctaAGAGTCATAAAAATCTCAAGTTTCAAG CTGCATGTTATATTACTCAGCCTCCTGCTTGTTTATgatgtattctttgttttcattactcCACTTCTAACAAAA AATGGAGAGAGCATTATGATAGACGTTGCTTCAGGCGGTGGATCCAGTGACGAAAAG AATGGTGGAAGCGTTCTTCAAGGCCTCCCAGACTCTACATCTCACAGAGAGAAA CTGCCAGTTTTAATGAGGGTCCCTCGGCTCAATGATCCTGCTCAGAATGTTTGTGGGATTCAGTTTTCTATTCTTGGATATGGAGACATTATTGTACCAG GTCTTCTGGTGGCATATTGTCACCGGTTTGATATATGGGCCAACAACTCTTCTAGAATCTACTTTATATCCTGCACAATAG ccTATGCCTTTGGAATGGGGCTGACACTGCTGGTTCTACTCCTGACGAAGATgggacagccagcacttctgtaTCTGGTGCCATGTACTCTGATCACCAGTTCTATCGTTGCCTGGAGACGTAAGCAAATGAGGCAGTTTTGGGTAGGAAGCAATTATGAG GTTTTGGACTCCACAAGGGAACCTTTATTACAag
- the zgc:123258 gene encoding signal peptide peptidase-like 2A isoform X2 — MEWLSAFNVYMFVLFSLQVNAQNGVMQVSEMGSLDEQNYCFSYNSNWTPLPPNFNSSLRIFTSTLLCKEDDIPVVVKGLAIVVMRGDCSFSEKAIIAQKKEATALLVASNNTLAVPSGNSSSLDKVNIPVVVVRYTDVQALEQHFKGNMTVKLSVSVAPLFDSSILVLFLIGVLTVALGGYWSGAAERNEMDSQTALEGDGRRTEKSDVLIFSPLKIVVFVGIMCGMLLLLYFFYKWLVYLIICIFCIASAMALFHCLSVLLEKVPYGRCSFSCRSKTVEIRMILLGAACITLSVIWAVYRNEDSWVWILQDFLGVAFCLNFLRVIKISSFKLHVILLSLLLVYDVFFVFITPLLTKNGESIMIDVASGGGSSDEKNGGSVLQGLPDSTSHREKLPVLMRVPRLNDPAQNVCGIQFSILGYGDIIVPGLLVAYCHRFDIWANNSSRIYFISCTIAYAFGMGLTLLVLLLTKMGQPALLYLVPCTLITSSIVAWRRKQMRQFWVGSNYEVAKIPEETPAEN, encoded by the exons ATGGAATGGCTCTCAGCTTTTAATGTTTATATGTTTGTACTTTTCAGCTTACAG GTGAATGCTCAGAATGGTGTCATGCAGGTTTCTGAAATGGGATCTCTTGATGAACAAAACTACTGTTTTAGCTACAACTCTAACTGGACACCACTTCCTCCTAACTTTAACAGCTCT ttgcGCATCTTCACTTCAACTCTGCTGTGTAAGGAAGATGATATCCCTGTTGTAGTGAAGGGCCTTGCCATTGTAGTGATGAGGGGTGATTGTTCATTCTCTGAAAAGGCCATCATTGCCCAGAAAAAAGAAGCTACTGCCTTACTGGTTGCATCAAACAACACACTG GCTGTTCCGTCAGGAAATTCAAGTAGCTTGGACAAAGTTAATATTCCAGTTGTTGTTGTTAGATACACAGATGTGCAGGCTTTGGAGCAG CATTTCAAAGGAAACATGACAGTGAAGCTTTCTGTCTCTGTTGCGCCTTTGTTTGACAGCAGCATATTGGTGCTCTTTTTAATTGGTGTTCTTACTGTGGCTCTTGGAGGCTACTGGAGTGGTGCAGCAGAACG TAATGAAATGGATTCTCAGACTGCTTTAGAAGGAGATGGAAGGAGAACAGAAAAGAGCGATGTCCTTATATTTTCACCTCTTAAAATAGTGGTGTTTGTGGGAATCATGTGTGGAATGCTGCTTTTACTATACTTCTTCTACAAGTGGCTAG tttactTGATTATTTGTATTTTCTGCATTGCTTCCGCTATGGCCTTATTCCACTGTTTATCTGTGTTGCTTGAGAAGGTACCATATGGGAGATGCAG TTTCTCTTGCAGAAGCAAAACAGTTGAGATAAGAATGATTTTACTTGGTGCAGCTTGTATCACGTTATCTGTAATATGGGCTGTGTATCGCAATGAAGATAG ctGGGTTTGGATTTTGCAGGATTTTTTGGGAGTTgccttttgccttaattttctaAGAGTCATAAAAATCTCAAGTTTCAAG CTGCATGTTATATTACTCAGCCTCCTGCTTGTTTATgatgtattctttgttttcattactcCACTTCTAACAAAA AATGGAGAGAGCATTATGATAGACGTTGCTTCAGGCGGTGGATCCAGTGACGAAAAG AATGGTGGAAGCGTTCTTCAAGGCCTCCCAGACTCTACATCTCACAGAGAGAAA CTGCCAGTTTTAATGAGGGTCCCTCGGCTCAATGATCCTGCTCAGAATGTTTGTGGGATTCAGTTTTCTATTCTTGGATATGGAGACATTATTGTACCAG GTCTTCTGGTGGCATATTGTCACCGGTTTGATATATGGGCCAACAACTCTTCTAGAATCTACTTTATATCCTGCACAATAG ccTATGCCTTTGGAATGGGGCTGACACTGCTGGTTCTACTCCTGACGAAGATgggacagccagcacttctgtaTCTGGTGCCATGTACTCTGATCACCAGTTCTATCGTTGCCTGGAGACGTAAGCAAATGAGGCAGTTTTGGGTAGGAAGCAATTATGAG
- the zgc:123258 gene encoding signal peptide peptidase-like 2A isoform X3 yields MEWLSAFNVYMFVLFSLQVNAQNGVMQVSEMGSLDEQNYCFSYNSNWTPLPPNFNSSLRIFTSTLLCKEDDIPVVVKGLAIVVMRGDCSFSEKAIIAQKKEATALLVASNNTLAVPSGNSSSLDKVNIPVVVVRYTDVQALEQHFKGNMTVKLSVSVAPLFDSSILVLFLIGVLTVALGGYWSGAAERNEMDSQTALEGDGRRTEKSDVLIFSPLKIVVFVGIMCGMLLLLYFFYKWLVYLIICIFCIASAMALFHCLSVLLEKVPYGRCSFSCRSKTVEIRMILLGAACITLSVIWAVYRNEDSWVWILQDFLGVAFCLNFLRVIKISSFKLHVILLSLLLVYDVFFVFITPLLTKNGESIMIDVASGGGSSDEKLPVLMRVPRLNDPAQNVCGIQFSILGYGDIIVPGLLVAYCHRFDIWANNSSRIYFISCTIAYAFGMGLTLLVLLLTKMGQPALLYLVPCTLITSSIVAWRRKQMRQFWVGSNYEVLDSTREPLLQGGKDP; encoded by the exons ATGGAATGGCTCTCAGCTTTTAATGTTTATATGTTTGTACTTTTCAGCTTACAG GTGAATGCTCAGAATGGTGTCATGCAGGTTTCTGAAATGGGATCTCTTGATGAACAAAACTACTGTTTTAGCTACAACTCTAACTGGACACCACTTCCTCCTAACTTTAACAGCTCT ttgcGCATCTTCACTTCAACTCTGCTGTGTAAGGAAGATGATATCCCTGTTGTAGTGAAGGGCCTTGCCATTGTAGTGATGAGGGGTGATTGTTCATTCTCTGAAAAGGCCATCATTGCCCAGAAAAAAGAAGCTACTGCCTTACTGGTTGCATCAAACAACACACTG GCTGTTCCGTCAGGAAATTCAAGTAGCTTGGACAAAGTTAATATTCCAGTTGTTGTTGTTAGATACACAGATGTGCAGGCTTTGGAGCAG CATTTCAAAGGAAACATGACAGTGAAGCTTTCTGTCTCTGTTGCGCCTTTGTTTGACAGCAGCATATTGGTGCTCTTTTTAATTGGTGTTCTTACTGTGGCTCTTGGAGGCTACTGGAGTGGTGCAGCAGAACG TAATGAAATGGATTCTCAGACTGCTTTAGAAGGAGATGGAAGGAGAACAGAAAAGAGCGATGTCCTTATATTTTCACCTCTTAAAATAGTGGTGTTTGTGGGAATCATGTGTGGAATGCTGCTTTTACTATACTTCTTCTACAAGTGGCTAG tttactTGATTATTTGTATTTTCTGCATTGCTTCCGCTATGGCCTTATTCCACTGTTTATCTGTGTTGCTTGAGAAGGTACCATATGGGAGATGCAG TTTCTCTTGCAGAAGCAAAACAGTTGAGATAAGAATGATTTTACTTGGTGCAGCTTGTATCACGTTATCTGTAATATGGGCTGTGTATCGCAATGAAGATAG ctGGGTTTGGATTTTGCAGGATTTTTTGGGAGTTgccttttgccttaattttctaAGAGTCATAAAAATCTCAAGTTTCAAG CTGCATGTTATATTACTCAGCCTCCTGCTTGTTTATgatgtattctttgttttcattactcCACTTCTAACAAAA AATGGAGAGAGCATTATGATAGACGTTGCTTCAGGCGGTGGATCCAGTGACGAAAAG CTGCCAGTTTTAATGAGGGTCCCTCGGCTCAATGATCCTGCTCAGAATGTTTGTGGGATTCAGTTTTCTATTCTTGGATATGGAGACATTATTGTACCAG GTCTTCTGGTGGCATATTGTCACCGGTTTGATATATGGGCCAACAACTCTTCTAGAATCTACTTTATATCCTGCACAATAG ccTATGCCTTTGGAATGGGGCTGACACTGCTGGTTCTACTCCTGACGAAGATgggacagccagcacttctgtaTCTGGTGCCATGTACTCTGATCACCAGTTCTATCGTTGCCTGGAGACGTAAGCAAATGAGGCAGTTTTGGGTAGGAAGCAATTATGAG GTTTTGGACTCCACAAGGGAACCTTTATTACAag